In Torulaspora globosa chromosome 1, complete sequence, a genomic segment contains:
- the SEC62 gene encoding Sec63 complex subunit SEC62 (ancestral locus Anc_8.572) has protein sequence MVEGGNAGGDISAIAKLLRHHRELKQRKGLFQSRQVDFFRYKRFVRALKSSEYAKKSQAQPELYPPVGTAEDDEAGARDVFISLIRAQLVVPCVKLHSAECKEHGLKPSKDFPTLILSNKAVLQPDEYYVWNYNPKTLTDYLIVVGVIAAILALVSYPLWPALMRRASYYVSLGALGLLGLFFILAIVRLVIYLFSLPFTKSKGGFWIFPNLFEDCGVVESFKPLYGYGEKECYSYLKKMKRNKRKLAKNKQIDEAEDKGLQH, from the coding sequence ATGGTAGAAGGCGGGAATGCAGGCGGAGATATCTCGGCGATAGCCAAGCTGCTGCGTCATCATCGGGAACTGAAGCAGAGAAAGGGACTGTTCCAGTCGAGACAGGTTGATTTCTTCCGCTACAAGAGATTCGTGAGAGCTTTGAAGTCTAGCGAGTACGCAAAGAAGTCGCAGGCACAACCTGAGCTGTATCCGCCGGTTGGAACCGCTGAAGACGACGAAGCGGGGGCCCGTGACGTGTTcatctctttgatcagaGCTCAGCTGGTGGTCCCTTGCGTTAAATTGCACAGCGCCGAGTGCAAGGAGCACGGGTTGAAGCCAAGCAAGGACTTTCCTACACTTATCCTCTCAAACAAGGCAGTTTTGCAGCCAGATGAGTACTACGTCTGGAACTACAATCCGAAGACTCTCACAGACTATCTGATCGTCGTTGGCGTGATAGCGGCCATACTTGCCCTGGTGAGCTATCCGCTGTGGCCAGCGCTCATGAGGCGCGCGAGTTATTATGTCTCTCTGGGCGCATTAGGTCTGCTCGGGCTATTTTTCATCTTGGCAATCGTCAGGCTGGTGATCTACCTATTCAGTTTGCCCTTCACGAAAAGCAAGGGCGGGTTCTGGATATTCCCAAACCTGTTTGAGGACTGTGGTGTCGTGGAGAGCTTCAAGCCCTTGTATGGCTACGGTGAGAAAGAATGTTACAGttatctgaagaaaatgaagaggaacaagAGAAAACTTGCTAAGAACAAGCAGATAGACGAAGCAGAGGATAAAGGATTGCAGCACTAG
- the RLM1 gene encoding Rlm1p (ancestral locus Anc_8.566), producing MGRRKIEIQPIREERNRTVTFIKRKAGLFKKAHELAVLCQVDVAVLILGSNNTFYEFSSVDMQNMIEYYQRDDLAHDVKGPSDFGAYQRKSHITLNKHAGRKSRKGYYGAGSSGQQRQGMAEQQEDENGEEEAEDEEEEDAEDSDRREDRRAGSREPSVTAGARLTRSALKREQQQQQSEAKKQKIDAQLPKFNPLQQMVQRQFQNLYKAASNPPSQAGSSMLGNSPAVPESAARAEISYSSGSLDTSTKVPEAAGVTALQNAVPVGSTPSSRINSQVDSKRRPVLRVQIPSSNTSYNPAIQSASSSSSSVGATNANASVAGLVSRNSSAVRYDLPANQQTPKRQTPPAGAIQGSDIGAKYLMPDKNDPNRLSAKPPSGNSFGLPPMFSASPAYPPYLATPLQASGIGGHSANIHGPPYPMLKQLQMSQQYVQQHHQHQGQANLPAQTPRNPVRASTPPPGDHSAGPLTGSLPSKFAHDLMVPSPNTTMSMFQDWTIGPGTAKAPPSIPSNPVPGSEIPASTYNNGSTGLTPYMMVNQTPLVNRFFSFSSDATDDKNHGNTDVLSNSKGP from the coding sequence ATGGGTAGACGAAAGATTGAAATCCAGCCGATCCGGGAGGAGAGGAACCGGACCGTGACGTTCATCAAACGTAAGGCAGGtctgttcaagaaggcgCATGAGCTGGCGGTGTTGTGCCAGGTGGACGTGGCGGTCCTGATTTTGGGTTCGAACAACACTTTTTATGAGTTTTCGTCCGTGGACATGCAGAATATGATCGAGTACTACCAGAGGGATGATCTGGCGCACGACGTGAAGGGACCGTCGGATTTTGGAGCGTACCAGAGGAAGTCGCACATAACGCTCAACAAACATGCCGGGCGGAAGTCGCGGAAGGGCTACTATGGCGCTGGGAGCAGCGGACAGCAGCGACAGGGGATGGCCGAGCAGCAGGAGGACGAGAACGGCGAGGAAGAGGCggaagacgaggaggaggaggacgCAGAGGACAGTGACAGGCGGGAGGATCGGCGTGCGGGCTCGAGAGAGCCCAGCGTGACGGCGGGCGCGAGGCTTACGCGGAGTGCTCTCAAAAgagagcagcagcagcagcaatcggaggccaagaaacagaagataGACGCCCAGCTGCCGAAATTCAATCCTTTGCAGCAGATGGTGCAGAGACAGTTCCAAAATCTGTATAAGGCAGCGTCGAATCCGCCGAGCCAGGCGGGCTCCTCGATGCTTGGAAACTCACCAGCGGTACCGGAGAGCGCAGCTCGTGCCGAGATCAGCTATAGTAGCGGGTCGCTTGATACCTCAACCAAAGTGCCGGAAGCGGCGGGGGTTACAGCGTTGCAGAACGCGGTGCCGGTGGGTAGCACGCCGTCGAGCCGGATAAACTCGCAAGTTGACAGCAAGAGAAGGCCTGTTCTTAGAGTCCAGATCCCGAGTAGCAACACATCGTACAATCCGGCGATTCAGAGCGCATCTTCGTCTAGTTCGTCTGTTGGAGCGACTAACGCAAACGCAAGCGTGGCTGGTCTCGTCTCCAGGAATTCAAGCGCTGTAAGGTACGATTTGCCAGCGAACCAACAGACCCCAAAGAGGCAGACGCCGCCTGCTGGCGCTATCCAGGGAAGCGACATTGGCGCAAAATATCTGATGCCGGACAAGAACGATCCGAATAGACTAAGTGCGAAGCCGCCGAGCGGCAACTCCTTCGGACTGCCGCCGATGTTCTCGGCATCGCCGGCATACCCCCCATATCTCGCCACGCCATTGCAGGCTTCCGGCATTGGCGGCCACTCAGCAAATATCCATGGCCCGCCATATCCCATGTTGAAACAATTACAGATGTCCCAACAATACGTGCAACAGCACCATCAACACCAAGGCCAGGCAAACTTGCCGGCGCAAACACCACGCAATCCCGTACGAGCATCTACACCCCCACCCGGCGACCATTCAGCCGGACCTTTAACGGGCTCGTTGCCATCGAAATTCGCTCATGATCTGATGGTGCCATCGCCCAACACTACAATGTCAATGTTCCAAGACTGGACCATTGGTCCTGGTACAGCCAAGGCCCCTCCAAGCATACCAAGTAATCCGGTCCCCGGAAGCGAGATCCCAGCATCTACTTACAACAACGGAAGTACTGGTTTGACTCCATATATGATGGTAAATCAGACTCCACTGGTCAACCGgttcttcagtttctcaaGTGATGCAACAGATGATAAAAATCATGGAAATACAGATGTTCtcagcaacagcaaagGTCCTTGA
- the DTR1 gene encoding Dtr1p (ancestral locus Anc_8.570), whose translation MTKNEAMDSERNPVDHSESEADPGIDQAISMITFQSTDANMLSTITAPLENVPSPMAEDEDSNSVRSKSVKSAGLGVASPDSQKSMELNNSNGEQLDEKKLQDTAREGVPYTCFTKGQVALIFGIVIYIGFLGPMAGNIYIPALPLLQNEFHVNETTINSTVSVFMGVFAVGPLFWGMFADLTGRKFLYIMSLVLLMVVNILLATVPANIVALYILRVFQAFGSSSVIALGTGTVTDVSAPKNRGKAVAYFMMGPNMGPILAPIISGLILMNGDHWRWLFGFTSIMSGVALLLVLALLPETLRCIVGNGDQRWNTASKNDEIQTLDQETGEAHGFVQTPRIRLFQDIGILKPVNESPLFQKLYPRPSKPSITTYWHMIKFLPLTVSSLSTALLFASYYAFTVTFAHFLQADYHLSMLEVGASYVCPGVAMLLGSQTGGHLSDYLRKRWLRSHPGLLFPLEYRLILQIWGIALNTAGCIGYGWSIQRHYHLSVVLVFSALSAFGLTWCSNTTMTYLSELMARRTAGAIAISSFFRNVGATISSAIISKLYLAMGIGWCFSGLGLCNVISLAAILYLIKYGNYFHQEYKP comes from the coding sequence ATGACAAAAAATGAGGCGATGGACAGCGAAAGAAATCCAGTGGATCACTCAGAATCTGAGGCAGATCCAGGCATAGATCAAGCCATAAGCATGATAACTTTTCAGTCAACGGACGCCAACATGTTGAGCACGATAACTGCCCCACTGGAGAATGTTCCATCACCGATGGCCGAAGACGAAGATTCAAACAGTGTGCGATCGAAAAGCGTCAAGAGCGCTGGATTGGGAGTCGCTTCACCAGATAGCCAAAAGTCTATGGAGTTAAATAACTCAAATGGCGAGCAGTTAGATGAGAAAAAGCTTCAGGACACGGCAAGAGAAGGGGTGCCCTATACCTGTTTCACCAAGGGCCAGGTAGCTCTGATTTTCGGGATAGTCATATACATTGGATTTTTAGGACCTATGGCTGGAAACATTTACATTCCGGCGTTACCATTGTTGCAAAATGAATTTCACGTTAATGAGACAACCATAAACTCGACTGTGTCTGTTTTCATGGGGGTTTTTGCCGTTGGGCCGTTATTCTGGGGTATGTTTGCTGATCTTACTGGCCGGAAATTTCTGTACATCATGTCACTAGTGCTTTTGATGGTAGTAAATATTCTATTGGCAACTGTACCGGCGAATATTGTGGCTCTCTACATCTTACGGGTTTTCCAAGCTTTCGGATCCAGTTCAGTCATTGCACTTGGGACCGGCACCGTGACAGACGTATCGGCACCGAAGAACCGAGGTAAAGCAGTCGCATATTTCATGATGGGACCCAATATGGGACCCATCCTGGCGCCCATAATTTCAGGTTTGATTCTGATGAACGGCGATCACTGGAGGTGGCTTTTTGGCTTTACGAGCATTATGAGCGGTGTCGCACTCTTATTAGTCCTCGCTTTATTGCCAGAAACCCTAAGGTGCATAGTTGGTAATGGCGATCAACGCTGGAACACCGCAAGCAAAAATGATGAAATCCAAACCCTGGACCAGGAGACTGGAGAAGCACACGGATTTGTCCAGACCCCCAGGATAAGGTTATTTCAAGACATTGGTATTTTAAAACCAGTGAACGAAAGCCCTCTATTTCAAAAGCTATATCCGAGGCCTTCAAAACCGTCCATTACTACCTACTGGCATATGATTAAATTTCTACCGCTAACGGTTTCTTCGCTGAGCACAGCCCTTCTGTTTGCCAGCTATTATGCTTTCACCGTCACTTTTGCTCATTTTTTACAGGCCGACTACCATCTTTCCATGCTGGAAGTCGGCGCATCCTACGTGTGTCCTGGTGTAGCGATGCTGTTGGGCTCACAGACCGGAGGACATCTTTCAGACTACTTAAGAAAACGATGGCTACGTTCCCATCCTGGTCTACTATTTCCGCTAGAATATCGCCTCATTCTGCAAATCTGGGGCATAGCCCTAAATACTGCAGGCTGCATTGGCTACGGATGGTCAATCCAGCGTCACTACCATCTGTCTGTCGTCCTCGTATTTTCAGCTCTAAGCGCTTTCGGTTTGACTTGGTGCAGTAATACGACGATGACATATTTAAGTGAACTAATGGCTAGACGTACCGCTGGAGCCATTGCAATCAGCAGTTTTTTCAGAAACGTAGGTGCTACGATCAGCTCAGCAATTATAAGTAAACTATATCTTGCCATGGGTATCGGCTGGTGTTTTTCAGGTTTAGGTCTCTGCAACGTCATTTCGCTTGCAGCCATTCTATACCTAATAAAATATGGCAATTATTTCCATCAAGAATACAAACCAtaa
- the SSU1 gene encoding Ssu1p (ancestral locus Anc_8.569) yields MEDSLFTRLTGCFEPFFYVMVMATGISSNLMHDFPYEARWLRYCSYPMFALACLLFIGLQILQMLHMFRFVRERSLGEYFKQYFRNPSNNVFWGTYSMGLITIVNYIATLAQDEVKNPVVSKRMMKMAYVLWWYDVATSLIGAWGISFLLWQRFPKRKHKKGHLAVPNAHVSTEGLKSVLVLLVVPLVVAASSSSYFTMTDLFGEIYSRKTQLTILVITALIWLHAVIFVFIIITIFFWSLYVNKIPPMGQVFSLFLLLGPMGQASYGIVLLTEDVRLYVAKYYSASATNTQQDILLVAVPWCVKIIGLLLALALLAMGYFFTIIGFAGVASYYRTTTEEEHNGEIRVKRIYHFHKGWFAMTFPMGTMSLGSAGIWHHYNQVVPMSAFRVIGTIYAVICILWTLVCLVGICCTGIIPELTCMFKHITSRDSVSEVSTDTSKGKQPEKSEVYSC; encoded by the coding sequence ATGGAGGACTCCCTTTTTACCCGATTGACGGGGTGCTTTGAGCCTTTCTTTTACGTTATGGTCATGGCAACTGGCATCTCATCTAATTTGATGCATGACTTTCCTTACGAGGCTCGGTGGTTACGGTACTGTTCATACCCTATGTTTGCATTAGCATGCTTGCTCTTTATCGGTCTCCAAATACTGCAAATGCTACATATGTTCAGGTTCGTTAGAGAGAGGTCGCTTGGCGAGTACTTCAAGCAATACTTCCGCAACCCTTCGAACAATGTCTTCTGGGGTACGTATTCCATGGGATTGATTACGATTGTCAATTACATCGCTACCTTGGCTCAGGACGAAGTTAAAAATCCTGTTGTCTCAAagagaatgatgaagatggcaTATGTGCTATGGTGGTATGACGTAGCGACCTCTTTAATAGGTGCTTGGGGAATCTCATTCCTCCTCTGGCAGAGATTCCCTAAAAGAAAGCATAAAAAAGGCCATCTGGCAGTGCCAAATGCGCATGTCTCAACTGAAGGATTAAAAAGTGTGCTCGTTTTGTTGGTGGTCCCTCTTGTCGTGGCGGCTTCAAGCAGCAGTTACTTCACGATGACCGACTTGTTCGGGGAAATCTATAGCAGGAAAACTCAACTGACTATCCTTGTTATCACGGCGTTGATCTGGCTGCACGCCGTGATATTTGTTTTCATTATCATAAcgatcttcttctggagTCTTTATGTTAACAAAATCCCACCTATGGGTCAGGTATTTTCACTATTTTTGCTGCTCGGTCCCATGGGCCAGGCAAGCTACGGTATAGTGCTGTTGACAGAGGACGTGAGACTATATGTTGCAAAATACTACTCTGCAAGCGCTACAAACACGCAGCAAGACATACTTTTGGTCGCCGTGCCGTGGTGTGTCAAGATTATTGGACTGCTCCTGGCACTAGCTCTACTTGCAATGGGATacttcttcaccatcaTCGGCTTCGCTGGAGTGGCGTCCTATTACCGTACAACGACCGAGGAAGAGCACAACGGCGAGATACGGGTGAAACGGATATATCATTTCCACAAAGGCTGGTTTGCCATGACTTTCCCCATGGGGACTATGTCTTTAGGCAGCGCCGGCATCTGGCATCATTACAATCAAGTCGTGCCCATGTCCGCCTTCAGGGTCATCGGTACCATCTACGCGGTCATTTGCATTTTGTGGACTCTCGTCTGCCTGGTTGGCATTTGCTGCACAGGCATCATCCCAGAACTCACCTGTATGTTCAAGCATATCACAAGCCGCGATTCAGTTTCGGAAGTAAGCACTGATACCTCCAAGGGCAAGCAACCAGAGAAATCTGAGGTGTACTCCTGCTAA
- the RPS6A gene encoding 40S ribosomal protein eS6 (ancestral locus Anc_8.567), with protein sequence MKLNIAYPVNGSQKTVDIDDEHRIRVFYDKRIGQEVEGEAVGDEFKGYVFKISGGNDKQGFPMKQGVLLPTRVKLLLSKGHSCYRPRRNGERKRKSVRGAIVGPDLAVLSLVIVKKGEQELEGVTDTVVPKRLGPKRANNIRKFFGLTKEDDVRDYVVRREIVKGEKTYTKAPKIQRLVTPQRLQRKRHQRALKVRNAQAQREAAAEYAQLLAKRLSERKAEKAEIRKRRASSLKA encoded by the exons ATGAAG TTGAACATTGCTTACCCAGTTAACGGTAGTCAAAAGACTGTCGACATCGATGATGAACACAGAATCCGTGTCTTCTACGACAAGAGAATTGGTCAAGAAGTCGAGGGTGAAGCCGTCGGTGACGAATTCAAGGGTTAcgtcttcaagatctccGGTGGTAACGACAAACAAGGTTTCCCAATGAAGCAAGGTGTCTTGTTGCCAACCAGAGTTAAGTTGTTGCTCTCAAAAGGTCACTCTTGTTacagaccaagaagaaacggtgaaagaaagagaaagtcCGTCAGAGGTGCTATCGTTGGCCCAGATTTGGCTGTCTTGTCCTTGGTCATCGTCAAGAAGGGTGAACAAGAATTGGAGGGTGTTACTGACACTGTCGTTCCAAAGAGATTGGGTCCAAAGAGAGCCAACAACATCAGAAAGTTCTTTGGTTTGaccaaggaagatgatgtCCGTGACTACGTTGTCAGAAGAGAAATCGTCAAGGGTGAAAAGACTTACACCAAGGCTCCAAAGATCCAAAGATTGGTTACTCCTCAAAGattgcaaagaaagagacaccagagagctttgaaggttAGAAACGCTCAAGCTCAAAGagaggctgctgctgaatACGCTCAATTGTTGGCCAAGAGATTGTCCGAAAGAAAGGCTGAAAAGGCTGAAATTAGAAAGAGAAGAGCCTCCTCTTTGAAGGCTTAG
- the GLR1 gene encoding glutathione-disulfide reductase GLR1 (ancestral locus Anc_8.568) has protein sequence MIFPVRYGIQRIILRRAMSTVKHYDYLVIGGGSGGVASSRRAASYGAKTLLIEGKALGGTCVNVGCVPKKVMWYASDLATRVKQAHEYGLFEKFPLDDEHLQFNWEAFKKKRDAYIHRLNGIYATNLAKEGVDVLFGWAKFTGEGKVEVKTHDNKTEVFSADHILVATGGKPIVPEGIQGYEYGTDSDGFFALEHQPKKVVIVGAGYIGIEFAGVFHGLGSDTHLVIRGETVLRKFDTSIQETITDHYVNEGINVHKLSKVEKVERDEATKKLTVHLDTKEVINDVDSLIWTVGRRSLSGIGLENVGVKVDYRGQIVVDEYQNSSVNGIYSLGDVVGKVELTPVAIAAGRKLANRLFGPESCRNDKLDYKNVPSVIFSHPEAGSIGLTEKEAIEEYGHENIRIYNTKFTAMYYAMLKDKSPTRYKLICAGPEEKVVGLHIVGDSSAEILQGFGVAIKMGATKADFDNCVAIHPTSAEELVTLR, from the coding sequence ATGATTTTTCCAGTGAGATACGGCATTCAGAGAATAATATTGAGAAGAGCTATGTCTACGGTTAAACATTACGATTACTTGGTGATAGGAGGTGGCTCTGGTGGAGTTGCTTCTTCTAGAAGAGCAGCCTCATATGGTGCCAAGACGTTGCTGATCGAAGGGAAGGCTTTGGGTGGAACCTGTGTCAATGTTGGCTGCGTTCCGAAGAAGGTTATGTGGTACGCTTCTGACCTGGCCACCAGAGTGAAGCAAGCTCATGAGTACGGCTTGTTCGAGAAGTTTCCATTGGACGACGAGCACTTGCAATTCAACTGGGAAGCCTttaagaagaaaagagacGCATACATCCATAGATTGAACGGAATTTATGCTACCAATCTGGCCAAAGAGGGTGTGGATGTGTTGTTCGGATGGGCTAAATTCACTGGAGAAGGCAAAGTTGAGGTCAAGACTCATGATAACAAGACAGAGGTTTTTTCGGCTGATCACATTTTGGTTGCGACCGGTGGGAAGCCAATAGTGCCTGAGGGAATCCAGGGGTACGAGTACGGTACGGATTCGGACGGATTCTTCGCTCTGGAACATCAGCCTAAGAAGGTTGTGATTGTAGGTGCTGGTTACATCGGCATTGAGTTCGCTGGAGTGTTCCATGGCTTGGGTTCGGACACTCACTTGGTTATAAGGGGAGAAACCGTGCTAAGAAAGTTCGATACCTCAATCCAAGAGACAATCACCGATCATTACGTCAACGAGGGCATCAACGTTCACAAGTTATCCAAAGTGgaaaaagttgaaagagaCGAAGCCACCAAAAAACTCACAGTTCACTTGGACACCAAGGAAGTGATTAACGATGTGGATTCTTTGATCTGGACCGTCGGCCGCAGATCATTGTCAGGTATTGGTCTAGAGAATGTGGGTGTGAAAGTCGACTACCGCGGGCAAATTGTTGTCGATGAATACCAAAACAGTTCTGTCAATGGCATTTATTCTCTCGGTGACGTTGTCGGTAAGGTGGAATTAACTCCAGTAGCAATTGCTGCAGGAAGAAAGTTGGCAAACAGGCTGTTCGGTCCCGAGTCATGCAGAAACGACAAGCTCGACTATAAAAATGTGCCCAGTGTCATTTTCTCGCATCCAGAAGCAGGTTCTATTGGGCTGACAGAAAAAGAGGCCATCGAAGAATATGGCCACGAGAACATCAGAATCTATAACACCAAGTTTACGGCAATGTACTACGCAATGTTGAAGGACAAGTCTCCAACCAGATACAAGCTGATCTGTGCTGGACCGGAAGAAAAAGTCGTTGGCCTGCACATTGTTGGTGATTCTTCAGCCGAGATTCTGCAAGGTTTCGGCGTAGCCATCAAGATGGGAGCCACCAAGGCTGATTTCGATAACTGCGTGGCCATTCACCCCACGAGCGCCGAAGAATTGGTCACTCTGAGATAA
- the NOG1 gene encoding putative GTPase NOG1 (ancestral locus Anc_8.571), protein MQLTWKDIPTIPTTNDLLDIVLNRTQRKTPTVIRPGFKITRIRAFYMRKVKYTAEGFEEKFEEILKGFPNINDVHPFHRDLMDTLYEKNHYKISLAAVSRAKSLVEQVSRDYNRLLKFGQSLFQCKQLKRAALGRMATIVKKLKDPLAYLEQVRQHLGRLPSIDPNTRTLLICGYPNVGKSSFLRCITKADVEVQPYAFTTKSLYVGHFDYKYLRFQAIDTPGILDRPTEEMNNIEMQSIYAIAHLRSCVLYFMDLSEQCGFTVEAQVKLFHSIKPLFANKSVMVVINKTDIIGPEDLDEERAQLLQTVKEQSGVEIMTASCQLEENVMEVRNKACEKLLASRVENKLKSQARVNNVLNKIHVATPQARDDMERPAYIPESFKNLKKYDAEDPERRMLARDIEAENGGAGVYNVNLKDSYLLEDDEWKNDVMPEVLNGKNVYDFLDPEIAAKLQALEEEEEKLESEGFYNSDDDEIPFEGFDKDEVEDIKQKAAWIRDRQKRMIAEARNRKSLKNKAIMPRSKLIKSYNQMEEHMSKLGHDVTSIRDKQRVAAERSRYTESGADVVFGASESHAGPSANGGKLRQSDRLLDGVSDGVARSKADRVAKMQRRERNRLARQGEADRHSTASLPKHLFSGKRGVGKTDFR, encoded by the coding sequence ATGCAGCTGACGTGGAAAGACATCCCTACGATTCCAACTACCaatgatcttctggatATTGTCCTAAATAgaactcaaagaaagacTCCGACGGTCATCAGACCTGGTTTCAAGATCACCAGAATTAGGGCTTTCTACATGCGTAAGGTGAAGTACACTGCTGAGGGCTTTGAGgagaaatttgaagagattttgAAAGGTTTTCCAAATATCAATGACGTGCATCCATTTCACAGAGATTTGATGGATACTTTGTATGAAAAAAATCACTATAAGATCTCGCTAGCAGCGGTTTCGCGTGCCAAATCGCTTGTGGAACAGGTCTCGAGGGATTACAACAGATTGCTGAAGTTTGGTCAATCGTTGTTTCAATGTAaacagttgaaaagagctGCGTTGGGTAGAATGGCTACTATtgtgaagaaattgaaagatccGTTGGCGTATCTGGAACAGGTTCGTCAGCATCTGGGCAGATTGCCTTCGATCGATCCCAACACGAGAACTTTGCTGATCTGCGGTTATCCTAACGTTGGTAAATCGTCGTTCTTGAGATGTATTACCAAGGCAGACGTGGAAGTGCAACCTTATGCGTTCACCACCAAATCGTTGTATGTTGGCCATTTCGACTACAAGTACCTTCGTTTCCAGGCGATTGATACGCCTGGTATCCTGGATAGACCCACAGAGGAGATGAACAATATCGAAATGCAGTCTATTTACGCGATTGCTCATTTACGGTCTTGTGTTTTGTACTTCATGGATCTTTCGGAGCAGTGTGGTTTCACGGTCGAAGCCCAGGTCAAGCTTTTCCACTCTATCAAACCTCTGTTTGCCAACAAGTCAGTCATGGTTGTCATCAACAAGACAGATATCATAGGCCCTGAAGATTTGGACGAGGAGCGTGCTCAGTTGTTGCAAACTGTCAAAGAACAGAGCGGGGTTGAGATCATGACTGCCTCCTGCCAGCTGGAGGAAAACGTTATGGAAGTTAGAAACAAGGCGTGTGAGAAATTGCTTGCCTCGAGAGTGGAGAATAAACTGAAGTCGCAAGCTAGAGTTAACAACGTTCTCAATAAGATCCACGTCGCCACGCCGCAAGCGAGAGACGACATGGAGAGGCCCGCATACATCCCTGAATCCTTcaagaatctgaagaagtacGACGCAGAGGACCCAGAGAGAAGAATGCTAGCTAGGGATATTGAGGCAGAGAATGGTGGTGCTGGTGTATACAACGTCAACTTAAAGGACTCTTACCTGTTGGAAGATGATGAGTGGAAGAATGATGTTATGCCTGAGGTCCTAAATGGTAAAAATGTCTatgatttcttggatcccgaaattgcagcaaagcttcaagctctggaggaagaagaagaaaaattGGAGTCCGAAGGTTTTTACAattctgatgatgacgaaataCCTTTTGAGGGTTTTGATAAGGATGAAGTCGAAGACATAAAGCAAAAAGCCGCTTGGATCAGAGATAGACAAAAGAGGATGATTGCTGAGGCAAGAAATAGGAAATCTCTTAAGAACAAAGCCATCATGCCTCGTTCCAAGCTAATCAAATCCTATAACCAAATGGAGGAGCATATGTCTAAGCTGGGCCATGACGTCACCAGTATAAGAGATAAGCAGAGAGTCGCTGCTGAAAGGTCTAGATACACTGAATCTGGTGCAGATGTGGTATTTGGAGCCAGTGAATCACACGCTGGACCTTCGGCAAATGGTGGTAAGTTAAGGCAGTCTGACAGATTGCTGGACGGTGTCTCTGATGGTGTGGCGAGATCCAAGGCTGATAGGGTTGCCAagatgcaaagaagagaaagaaacagaCTGGCTAGACAAGGTGAGGCTGACAGACATTCTACCGCCTCCCTGCCTAAACATCTGTTCAGTGGTAAACGTGGTGTGGGTAAAACTGATTTCCGTtag